The following proteins come from a genomic window of Mariniflexile sp. TRM1-10:
- a CDS encoding LacI family DNA-binding transcriptional regulator has protein sequence MYIWFNYFDKRMKEHTEVTIYDIADKLNLATSTISRALKDHHSISKKTIEKVKKTAKEMGYRPNNLAASLRSKKTKTIGVLLPTITQPFLSSLISGIEIAAQKAGYNVVIMQSHDSYEQEVSMTQSLYNNRVSGIICSLAMETQDTSHFQLFMDSNTPLVFVDRVPKTFNTFRVVIDNYAAGYKATQHLISQGCKRIAHLTAGSEFSIYYERKKGYLDALKEANLPIEDDLIIKLKAVTYEEAEKATNKLLDLKNPPDGIFAPGDILGVSAIQCAKKRGVKVPEELAVIGFNNDPISHIIDPNLSTITHPAEKMGQASAEIILKNLKSSKRDEVKEITFLNTEVLVRESSKRN, from the coding sequence ATGTATATTTGGTTTAATTATTTTGATAAAAGGATGAAAGAGCATACCGAAGTTACTATTTACGATATAGCAGACAAGTTAAATTTAGCAACTTCAACTATTTCCAGAGCGTTAAAAGACCATCATAGTATTAGTAAAAAAACGATTGAAAAGGTTAAGAAAACGGCAAAGGAAATGGGGTATCGTCCCAATAATTTAGCGGCTAGCTTACGCAGTAAAAAAACAAAAACCATAGGTGTTTTATTACCAACTATTACGCAACCCTTCTTGTCTTCCTTAATTAGTGGCATAGAAATAGCAGCTCAAAAAGCAGGTTACAATGTGGTTATTATGCAATCTCACGATTCTTACGAGCAAGAAGTAAGCATGACCCAATCTTTATACAATAACAGAGTAAGTGGTATTATTTGCTCGTTGGCTATGGAAACCCAAGACACCTCGCATTTTCAGTTATTTATGGATAGCAATACGCCATTGGTTTTTGTGGATAGGGTGCCAAAAACCTTTAATACGTTTCGTGTGGTTATTGATAATTATGCAGCAGGCTATAAAGCAACACAGCATCTTATTTCGCAGGGATGTAAACGGATAGCCCATCTTACTGCTGGTTCGGAATTTAGTATTTATTACGAAAGAAAAAAGGGCTATTTAGATGCTTTAAAGGAAGCCAACCTTCCTATTGAAGACGATCTTATTATTAAACTTAAAGCAGTAACATACGAAGAAGCAGAAAAAGCAACCAATAAACTTCTTGATTTAAAGAATCCGCCCGATGGTATTTTTGCACCAGGTGATATTTTAGGAGTAAGCGCTATTCAATGTGCTAAAAAAAGAGGTGTTAAAGTACCCGAAGAATTGGCGGTAATAGGTTTTAACAACGACCCTATTTCACATATTATTGATCCTAATCTATCAACCATTACACATCCTGCTGAAAAAATGGGGCAAGCATCTGCCGAAATTATTTTGAAAAATTTAAAGTCTTCTAAAAGGGACGAAGTTAAAGAAATTACCTTTTTAAATACCGAAGTGTTGGTTCGGGAATCTTCAAAAAGAAATTAG
- a CDS encoding sialate O-acetylesterase, with translation MNKLKILINVFLIIQSTNLIGQIKLPKLISDGVILQRDEKVKVWGWAAPNEKIKLVFKTKTYNTEADNSGNWQIMLPAQKAGGPFEMVFKASNEITIQDILFGDVWVCSGQSNMELPMERLKEKYGAIIKNATNTHIRQFLVPDTYNFKEPQKDFKDGSWIAATPSTVLEFSGVAYFFAKEIYEKHQIPIGIINAALGGSPIESWLSDDALKDFPEPYEEVQKYKNDTLIERIENSDKKRSDDWYALLNSKDKGIYNHWDLPSGIDFSDWDDMEIPGYWADSALGNINGVVWFSKDIIVPKSMLGKPAKLFLGRIVDQDSVYINGEFVGTTGYQYPPRRYEVKSTILKEGKNTISIRVINNIGKGGFVLDKPYYLAVDNDTIDLKGTWKYKLGTTMQPLKGPTFIRWKPEGLYNAMIAPLINLKIKGVLWYQGESNTHNPKHYAKTLPALINDWRNKWHQGKFPFLFVQLTNFMETSPEPTESNWAQLRQSQLESLKVPNTGMAVTIDLGEWNDIHPLNKEDVGKRLALLARKMAYGEKTIQASSPLPCKATFNGHKVIISFKNKGSDLIIKGEDDLKGFSISDDGVNFVWAKAIIKNNKVEVWNENIKNPTVVRYAWANNPDNANLYSNAGLPSTPFEIKKTTK, from the coding sequence ATGAACAAACTAAAAATTTTAATTAACGTTTTCCTTATTATTCAATCCACAAATTTAATTGGGCAAATAAAGCTTCCTAAATTAATAAGTGATGGTGTTATTCTACAGAGAGACGAAAAAGTAAAGGTTTGGGGTTGGGCTGCTCCAAATGAAAAAATCAAGTTGGTTTTCAAAACCAAAACCTATAATACAGAAGCAGATAACAGCGGCAACTGGCAGATAATGCTCCCTGCCCAAAAAGCTGGCGGACCATTTGAAATGGTTTTTAAAGCAAGCAACGAAATAACAATTCAAGATATTTTATTTGGCGATGTTTGGGTGTGTTCCGGACAATCAAATATGGAGCTGCCCATGGAACGCTTAAAAGAAAAATATGGCGCTATAATAAAAAATGCTACCAATACCCATATTCGTCAATTTTTAGTTCCGGACACTTATAATTTTAAAGAACCTCAAAAAGATTTTAAAGACGGTAGCTGGATTGCAGCAACACCTAGTACAGTCCTTGAATTTTCTGGTGTTGCCTATTTTTTTGCTAAGGAAATTTATGAAAAGCACCAAATTCCTATTGGAATAATCAATGCTGCTTTAGGTGGTTCTCCAATTGAATCTTGGTTGAGCGATGATGCGCTTAAGGATTTCCCAGAGCCTTATGAAGAAGTACAAAAATATAAAAATGACACCTTAATAGAACGCATTGAAAATAGTGATAAAAAAAGAAGTGATGATTGGTATGCGCTTTTAAATTCAAAAGATAAAGGGATTTACAATCACTGGGATTTACCTTCAGGCATCGATTTTAGTGATTGGGATGACATGGAAATACCTGGTTATTGGGCAGATTCCGCTCTTGGAAACATAAATGGTGTTGTTTGGTTTAGCAAAGATATCATTGTACCAAAATCAATGCTTGGAAAACCTGCAAAACTATTTTTGGGTCGTATTGTTGACCAAGATTCTGTTTATATAAATGGTGAATTTGTAGGAACCACAGGCTACCAATATCCACCACGTAGATATGAGGTAAAATCAACTATTTTAAAAGAAGGGAAAAACACTATTTCAATTCGAGTTATTAACAACATTGGAAAGGGTGGATTTGTTTTGGACAAACCTTATTATTTAGCTGTAGATAATGATACCATCGATTTAAAAGGCACATGGAAATATAAATTAGGAACCACCATGCAACCATTAAAAGGGCCGACATTTATTCGTTGGAAACCAGAAGGTTTATACAACGCCATGATAGCGCCTCTAATTAACTTAAAAATAAAAGGAGTCCTATGGTATCAAGGCGAGTCAAATACCCATAATCCAAAACACTATGCAAAAACGCTCCCGGCACTTATAAACGATTGGAGAAATAAATGGCATCAAGGAAAATTCCCTTTTCTTTTTGTGCAACTAACAAACTTTATGGAAACTAGCCCAGAACCAACAGAAAGTAATTGGGCACAATTAAGACAATCGCAACTAGAATCATTGAAAGTTCCAAATACAGGTATGGCCGTCACGATAGACTTAGGCGAATGGAACGATATCCATCCTTTAAATAAAGAAGATGTTGGTAAGCGTTTAGCACTATTGGCACGAAAAATGGCTTATGGCGAAAAAACCATTCAGGCATCAAGTCCGTTACCATGTAAAGCGACATTTAATGGACACAAGGTGATTATTTCTTTTAAAAACAAAGGAAGTGACTTAATAATTAAAGGTGAGGATGATTTAAAGGGCTTTTCAATTTCAGATGATGGTGTCAACTTTGTTTGGGCAAAAGCTATTATTAAAAACAATAAGGTTGAAGTTTGGAACGAAAACATTAAAAACCCAACGGTTGTTAGATATGCTTGGGCGAACAATCCTGATAATGCAAATTTATATTCAAATGCAGGCTTGCCATCTACACCTTTTGAAATAAAAAAGACAACTAAGTAA